In one Modestobacter sp. L9-4 genomic region, the following are encoded:
- a CDS encoding STAS domain-containing protein, whose protein sequence is MDDAEDTVEVTVTGHDAETAEIRVVGELTEGARRPLVRAMTDLMLGSPELKRVQLDTREVTFMNSAGIASLVQLHKMVQPRGIELPLVVHSTAVARPLQLSGLWHRFTVIDRRDDSPDVVHESTHRRTEHS, encoded by the coding sequence ATGGACGATGCTGAGGACACCGTCGAGGTCACCGTCACCGGGCACGACGCGGAGACGGCGGAGATCCGGGTGGTCGGTGAGCTCACCGAGGGGGCGCGCCGCCCGCTGGTGCGGGCGATGACCGACCTGATGCTCGGCTCCCCGGAGCTCAAGCGGGTGCAGCTGGACACCCGCGAGGTGACCTTCATGAACTCCGCCGGCATCGCCTCGCTGGTGCAGCTGCACAAGATGGTGCAGCCGCGCGGCATCGAGCTGCCCCTGGTCGTGCACTCCACCGCGGTCGCCCGGCCACTGCAGCTGTCCGGGTTGTGGCACCGCTTCACCGTGATCGACCGCCGGGACGACAGCCCCGACGTGGTGCACGAGTCCACCCACCGCCGCACCGAGCACAGCTGA
- a CDS encoding SDR family oxidoreductase translates to MIVVTAAGGPTGTAVVRELRSRGEQVRAVVSRRGPRPELTALGAQVVVAELTAPMAWSSVLAGTDALYLVWPAFDPDEADGAPALFAEARRAGVPRVVYHSVLRPQLRTLPHHAAKDRAEEALDGSGLRSWRVLQPCAYAENVDGQLAETRASGVLRSHWGLRTGQSLVDLRDVAAAAAVLLLEDGLDGGTFEAAGPEALTAPRLAELIGARLDREVVAEDVVPGGEVPTSYVARCRRTQHDHQRAHGFVGSPRVLTALLGRPPRTYAEHLADLDL, encoded by the coding sequence GTGATCGTGGTGACGGCGGCCGGCGGGCCCACCGGCACGGCCGTCGTCCGTGAGCTGCGCAGCCGCGGTGAGCAGGTGCGCGCGGTCGTCTCCCGCCGGGGTCCCCGGCCCGAGCTCACCGCGCTCGGCGCCCAGGTGGTGGTGGCGGAGCTGACCGCGCCCATGGCCTGGTCGTCGGTGCTGGCCGGCACGGACGCCCTGTACCTGGTCTGGCCGGCCTTCGACCCCGACGAGGCGGACGGGGCGCCGGCGCTCTTCGCCGAGGCGCGCCGGGCCGGCGTCCCCCGGGTCGTCTACCACTCCGTGCTGCGCCCCCAGCTGCGCACGCTGCCGCACCACGCCGCCAAGGACCGCGCCGAGGAGGCGCTCGACGGCAGCGGCCTGCGCTCCTGGCGGGTGCTGCAGCCGTGCGCCTACGCGGAGAACGTCGACGGTCAGCTCGCGGAGACACGGGCCAGCGGCGTGCTGCGCAGTCACTGGGGGCTGCGCACCGGGCAGTCGCTGGTCGACCTGCGGGACGTCGCCGCGGCAGCCGCGGTGCTGCTGCTCGAGGACGGACTGGACGGCGGGACGTTCGAGGCGGCCGGCCCCGAGGCGCTGACCGCGCCGCGGCTGGCCGAGCTGATCGGCGCGCGGCTGGACCGGGAGGTGGTCGCCGAGGACGTGGTGCCGGGTGGTGAGGTGCCGACGTCCTACGTCGCCCGCTGCCGCCGCACCCAGCACGACCACCAGCGGGCGCACGGCTTCGTGGGCAGCCCGAGGGTGCTCACCGCCCTGCTCGGCCGCCCGCCGCGCACCTACGCCGAGCACCTGGCCGACCTCGACCTCTGA
- the pucL gene encoding factor-independent urate hydroxylase, whose translation MAIVLGPNQYGKAEVRVVAVDRSTPRHSLVDLNVSTALRGDLTAAHTAGDNAHVLTTDAQKNTVFAFARDGIGSPEEFGIRLADHFTGSQPAITGARIAIESYGWERITVGGQPHDHAFRRPGGEVRTAVVTVDGDDVHVLAGLTDLVVLKTTGSEFWGFPRDRYTTLPETTDRVLATAVTARWRYTGTDVDWNGTYDAVRTTLLETFAATHSLALQQTLFTMGEAALTAHPDVAEVRFSMPNKHHFLQDLSAFGLDNDLDGPGAVVYHADDRPYGLIEGTVLRDDVPAAPVAWQGTPGHC comes from the coding sequence ATGGCGATCGTGCTCGGCCCCAACCAGTACGGGAAGGCGGAGGTCCGCGTCGTCGCGGTCGACCGCTCGACCCCGCGGCACTCCCTCGTCGACCTCAACGTGAGCACGGCGCTGCGCGGTGACCTCACCGCCGCGCACACGGCCGGCGACAACGCGCACGTGCTGACCACCGACGCGCAGAAGAACACCGTGTTCGCCTTCGCCCGCGACGGCATCGGGTCGCCCGAGGAGTTCGGCATCCGGCTGGCCGACCACTTCACCGGCTCGCAGCCGGCGATCACCGGGGCGCGGATCGCGATCGAGTCCTACGGCTGGGAGCGGATCACCGTCGGCGGGCAGCCGCACGACCACGCCTTCCGCCGTCCCGGGGGCGAGGTGCGCACGGCGGTGGTGACCGTCGACGGCGACGACGTCCACGTGCTGGCCGGGCTGACCGACCTCGTCGTCCTCAAGACCACCGGGTCGGAGTTCTGGGGCTTCCCCCGTGACCGGTACACGACCCTGCCGGAGACGACCGACCGGGTCCTGGCCACCGCGGTCACCGCGCGCTGGCGGTACACGGGCACCGACGTCGACTGGAACGGCACCTACGACGCCGTCCGGACGACGCTGCTGGAGACCTTCGCCGCGACCCACTCCCTGGCGCTGCAGCAGACGCTGTTCACGATGGGCGAGGCGGCGCTGACCGCGCACCCGGACGTCGCGGAGGTGCGCTTCTCGATGCCGAACAAGCACCACTTCCTGCAGGACCTGTCGGCGTTCGGGCTGGACAACGACCTCGACGGGCCGGGCGCGGTGGTCTACCACGCCGACGACCGGCCGTACGGGCTCATCGAGGGCACGGTGCTGCGCGACGACGTCCCGGCCGCGCCGGTCGCCTGGCAGGGCACCCCCGGCCACTGCTGA
- a CDS encoding phosphoribosyltransferase, translated as MSAPEPARETLTYEDFGRAARELAQQVADDGFEPDIILSIARGGLFLGGALGYALDVKNLFVMNVEFYTGVDQRLELPVVLPPTLDVVDLTGSKVLIADDVADTGKTLELVKEFCAGHVTDVRTAVVYEKPRSLVRCDYAWKRTEAWIDFPWSTLPPVVSRGGSGH; from the coding sequence GTGAGCGCACCGGAGCCGGCCCGCGAGACCCTGACCTACGAGGACTTCGGCCGGGCGGCCCGGGAGCTGGCCCAGCAGGTCGCCGACGACGGGTTCGAGCCCGACATCATCCTGTCGATCGCCCGCGGCGGGCTGTTCCTCGGCGGGGCGCTGGGCTACGCGCTCGACGTCAAGAACCTGTTCGTGATGAACGTCGAGTTCTACACCGGCGTCGACCAGCGGCTGGAGCTCCCCGTCGTGCTGCCGCCGACCCTGGACGTGGTCGACCTGACCGGGTCGAAGGTGCTCATCGCCGACGACGTCGCCGACACCGGCAAGACCCTCGAGCTGGTCAAGGAGTTCTGCGCCGGCCACGTCACCGACGTGCGCACCGCCGTCGTCTACGAGAAGCCCCGGTCGCTGGTGCGGTGCGACTACGCCTGGAAGCGCACCGAGGCCTGGATCGACTTCCCCTGGTCGACCCTGCCCCCCGTCGTCTCCCGCGGCGGCTCCGGCCACTAG
- the uraD gene encoding 2-oxo-4-hydroxy-4-carboxy-5-ureidoimidazoline decarboxylase — MTAPGGDDALARFNDAPPAEAAELAFGWLAAPAFAMVLTAGRPYPTVGALVGKAAELAQAMSWRHASAALAAHPRIGDRVEGDSASAAASRREQSAMTDADDAVRAAIAEGNRAYEERFGHVFLIRAAGRTPEEVLAELQRRLGNTPEAEQAEVRTQLTEITALRVRQAMG; from the coding sequence GTGACCGCACCAGGTGGCGACGATGCGCTGGCCCGTTTCAACGACGCACCCCCGGCCGAGGCCGCCGAGCTGGCGTTCGGCTGGCTCGCCGCCCCGGCGTTCGCGATGGTCCTGACCGCGGGCCGGCCCTACCCCACGGTCGGCGCCCTGGTCGGCAAGGCCGCCGAGCTCGCCCAGGCGATGTCCTGGCGGCACGCCTCCGCCGCGCTGGCCGCGCACCCGCGGATCGGCGACCGGGTCGAGGGCGACTCCGCGTCGGCGGCGGCCTCCCGCCGCGAGCAGAGCGCGATGACCGACGCCGACGACGCGGTGCGCGCCGCCATCGCCGAGGGCAACCGGGCCTACGAGGAGCGGTTCGGCCACGTCTTCCTGATCCGTGCCGCGGGGCGGACCCCGGAGGAGGTGCTGGCCGAGCTGCAGCGCCGGCTGGGCAACACCCCCGAGGCCGAGCAGGCCGAGGTGCGCACCCAGCTGACCGAGATCACCGCGCTGCGGGTCCGCCAGGCGATGGGGTGA
- a CDS encoding GAF domain-containing protein translates to MDLAQEFAAQVAAAEQELPGPELLPDRLARACAAVLPVDGVGLSAYFAADRRLPLGASDPTAATAERLQFTVGEGPCLSAHATGMPVLADEAELRARWPGYHDVLVARTPVRGVISLPLHGGLEDVGALDMYLHAPGDVRALGLADSLTVTTALSEAFAAAMAGEPRTEDGPAWLDSPGVGRRAQVWQAVGVVNVALELPSRDALAVLRAWAYGHDADLDDVAAAVLERRLTVEELALTTGNAPS, encoded by the coding sequence GTGGACCTCGCGCAGGAGTTCGCCGCCCAGGTGGCTGCCGCCGAGCAGGAGCTGCCCGGCCCCGAACTGCTCCCCGACCGGCTGGCCCGCGCCTGCGCCGCCGTCCTCCCGGTCGACGGCGTGGGGCTGAGCGCCTACTTCGCCGCCGACCGGCGGCTGCCGCTGGGGGCCAGCGACCCGACCGCGGCCACCGCCGAGCGGCTCCAGTTCACCGTCGGCGAGGGCCCCTGCCTCAGCGCGCACGCGACGGGGATGCCCGTGCTGGCCGACGAGGCGGAGCTGCGGGCCCGCTGGCCGGGGTACCACGACGTCCTCGTGGCCCGCACCCCCGTGCGGGGGGTCATCTCGCTGCCGCTGCACGGCGGGCTCGAGGACGTCGGCGCCCTGGACATGTACCTGCACGCGCCGGGCGACGTCCGGGCGCTCGGCCTCGCCGACAGCCTGACGGTCACCACGGCGCTGTCCGAGGCCTTCGCCGCGGCGATGGCCGGCGAGCCGCGCACCGAGGACGGGCCGGCCTGGCTGGACTCCCCCGGCGTCGGTCGCCGGGCGCAGGTCTGGCAGGCGGTCGGGGTCGTCAACGTCGCACTCGAGCTGCCCAGCCGCGACGCGCTGGCGGTGCTGCGGGCGTGGGCCTACGGGCACGACGCGGACCTGGACGACGTCGCCGCGGCCGTGCTGGAGCGGCGGCTGACCGTGGAGGAGCTGGCGCTGACGACCGGGAACGCCCCCTCGTGA
- a CDS encoding sensor histidine kinase has protein sequence MSVLGGHPPRWLQRARADGIGTTGGPLTAERAQTHTAAVVGSAGDLFDVALPWLTAGLAAGDLTVLACDPATSGALRDRLGADAALLVTDPGIALYGTRPPDAVGALRRLVEQAGEQGSGRVRVLGMPCFGSSPRDVHETQRFEAALNPLFAGAPVDRLCVYDRRVLPPAAVASATATHPHLLAGGTVFTNRGYRRPDSFVRSLPVPREPMEERPAAFAVDGVQSLAHLRHQLRAALARYVPDREQCEDLHLAVSEIAANAFRHGVPPVSARIWASADRVVCTLTDRGTGVIDELAGFRPAHGDDLSRGGMGLWLARKLWDHVDLVGAPTGLTVRLSTSLR, from the coding sequence GTGAGCGTGCTCGGAGGTCATCCACCGCGCTGGCTGCAGCGTGCCCGGGCCGACGGCATCGGGACGACCGGCGGCCCGCTGACCGCGGAGCGGGCCCAGACGCACACCGCAGCCGTCGTCGGCTCGGCCGGTGACCTGTTCGACGTGGCCCTGCCGTGGCTGACCGCCGGCCTCGCCGCCGGTGACCTCACGGTGCTGGCCTGCGACCCGGCCACCTCCGGCGCCCTGCGCGACCGGCTCGGCGCCGACGCCGCGCTGCTGGTCACCGACCCGGGCATCGCGCTGTACGGCACCCGCCCGCCGGACGCCGTCGGCGCCCTCCGCCGGCTGGTGGAGCAGGCGGGGGAGCAGGGTTCGGGCCGGGTGCGCGTGCTGGGCATGCCCTGCTTCGGCAGCTCGCCGCGCGACGTGCACGAGACGCAGCGCTTCGAGGCCGCGCTCAACCCGCTGTTCGCCGGCGCGCCGGTCGACCGGCTGTGCGTCTACGACCGCCGGGTGCTCCCGCCCGCCGCGGTCGCCAGCGCCACCGCCACCCACCCGCACCTGCTCGCCGGCGGCACCGTGTTCACCAACCGCGGCTACCGCCGTCCGGACTCCTTCGTGCGGTCCCTGCCGGTCCCGCGCGAGCCCATGGAGGAGCGCCCCGCGGCGTTCGCCGTCGACGGCGTGCAGTCGCTGGCCCACCTGCGCCACCAGCTGCGCGCCGCGCTCGCCCGGTACGTGCCCGACCGGGAGCAGTGCGAGGACCTGCACCTGGCGGTCAGCGAGATCGCCGCCAACGCCTTCCGGCACGGCGTCCCGCCGGTCTCCGCGCGGATCTGGGCCTCCGCCGACCGGGTCGTCTGCACCCTCACCGACCGCGGCACCGGCGTCATCGACGAGCTGGCCGGCTTCCGGCCCGCCCACGGCGACGACCTGTCCCGTGGCGGGATGGGCCTGTGGCTGGCCCGCAAGCTGTGGGACCACGTCGACCTGGTCGGCGCCCCCACCGGCCTCACCGTGCGGCTGAGCACCTCCCTGCGCTGA
- a CDS encoding aldolase/citrate lyase family protein: MVPEHVLAELDRRLVPVDAARLAAYPGESSSRQPVHTCYVPADAVVPGLTGRWGAAALAALDEHGLPDLGLDGALVEQVLPRVRAKLATEPVEDLRVDAEDGYRGSPDAEDGDVTAAAAVLAAEPVLPQSLGVRAKSLEGPTRRRGVRSLDLFLTGLAAAGRERAVVTLPKVTAVEQVTAFLPVLDALEAACGLGLDLELQVETPQAVLGADGTTTLARMLHAGAGRVTGLHFGTYDYSAALGIAAAHQSSDHPAADVAKQAMQVAVAGTGARAVDGSTNVLPVGGTDQVHAAWQLHARLVRRALERGFHQGWDLHPAQLVTRYVATYAFFRAALPAAAGRLSAYVSRVEGGVLDEPATARALAAVVLRGLDCGALDVGEVETATGLGRAELDRLAGRRPTR, from the coding sequence GTGGTCCCCGAGCACGTCCTCGCCGAGCTCGACCGGCGGCTGGTACCCGTCGACGCCGCCCGGCTCGCCGCGTACCCGGGGGAGTCCTCGTCCCGGCAGCCGGTGCACACCTGCTACGTCCCCGCCGACGCCGTCGTCCCCGGGCTGACCGGGCGCTGGGGCGCCGCTGCACTGGCCGCCCTCGACGAGCACGGCCTGCCCGACCTGGGCCTGGACGGCGCACTGGTCGAGCAGGTGCTGCCCCGGGTGCGGGCGAAGCTGGCCACCGAGCCGGTGGAGGACCTGCGGGTCGACGCCGAGGACGGCTACCGGGGGAGCCCGGACGCCGAGGACGGCGACGTCACCGCAGCGGCGGCGGTGCTGGCCGCCGAGCCGGTGCTGCCGCAGTCGCTGGGTGTCCGGGCGAAGTCGCTGGAGGGCCCGACCCGGCGCCGTGGCGTGCGCAGCCTCGACCTGTTCCTCACCGGCCTGGCCGCCGCCGGTCGCGAGCGCGCCGTGGTGACCCTGCCCAAGGTCACCGCGGTCGAGCAGGTCACCGCCTTCCTGCCCGTGCTCGACGCGCTCGAGGCCGCCTGCGGCCTGGGGCTGGACCTCGAGCTGCAGGTGGAGACGCCCCAGGCCGTGCTCGGCGCCGACGGGACGACGACGCTGGCCCGGATGCTGCACGCGGGCGCCGGCCGGGTGACCGGCCTGCACTTCGGCACCTACGACTACAGCGCCGCCCTGGGCATCGCCGCGGCCCACCAGTCCTCCGACCACCCGGCGGCCGACGTGGCCAAGCAGGCGATGCAGGTCGCGGTGGCCGGCACCGGGGCGCGGGCGGTCGACGGCTCGACCAACGTGCTCCCCGTCGGGGGCACCGACCAGGTGCACGCGGCCTGGCAGCTGCACGCGCGGCTGGTGCGCCGGGCCCTGGAACGGGGCTTCCACCAGGGCTGGGACCTGCACCCCGCCCAGCTGGTCACCCGCTACGTGGCGACCTACGCCTTCTTCCGGGCCGCGCTCCCGGCCGCTGCGGGGCGCCTGTCGGCCTACGTGAGCCGGGTCGAGGGCGGGGTGCTCGACGAGCCGGCCACCGCGCGGGCCCTGGCCGCCGTCGTGCTGCGCGGACTGGACTGCGGTGCCCTGGACGTCGGGGAGGTGGAGACTGCCACCGGGCTCGGTCGCGCGGAGCTGGACAGACTGGCCGGACGGCGGCCGACCCGCTGA
- a CDS encoding NUDIX hydrolase, giving the protein MRTTSSREVYRNAWMRVREDAVERADGSAGVYGVVEKPTAALVIAAERGGFWLVEQFRHPLGRRSWEFVQGTWPAGGGGTAEELARAELAEETGLRAGGMRLVGRIDIAPGLTTQQTDVWLADDLTPGPTAREATEADMRCEFVPEAELRTMVRDGRFTDGPSLAALALLLLERDRTEE; this is encoded by the coding sequence GTGCGGACGACGAGCAGCCGAGAGGTCTACCGGAACGCCTGGATGCGGGTGCGCGAGGACGCCGTCGAGCGCGCGGACGGCTCGGCCGGCGTCTACGGCGTGGTCGAGAAGCCCACCGCGGCGCTGGTGATCGCCGCCGAGCGGGGCGGGTTCTGGCTCGTCGAGCAGTTCCGCCACCCGCTGGGCCGCCGCTCCTGGGAGTTCGTGCAGGGCACCTGGCCGGCCGGCGGCGGCGGGACGGCGGAGGAGCTGGCCCGCGCCGAGCTCGCCGAGGAGACCGGCCTGCGGGCCGGTGGGATGCGGCTGGTCGGCCGGATCGACATCGCCCCCGGGCTCACCACGCAGCAGACCGACGTCTGGCTGGCCGACGACCTGACGCCGGGCCCGACCGCGCGCGAGGCGACCGAGGCCGACATGCGCTGCGAGTTCGTTCCCGAGGCCGAGCTGCGGACGATGGTCCGCGACGGCCGGTTCACCGACGGCCCGTCGCTGGCCGCCCTCGCCCTGCTCCTGCTCGAGCGGGACCGCACGGAGGAGTGA
- a CDS encoding MarR family winged helix-turn-helix transcriptional regulator translates to MTASPPDDGTAVLGELVLGVARTLRRRFMAALAPWDLSPHQARALRVVCGRDGVRLSELAEALRIAPRSATEVADGLQERGLVERSPDPADRRAVVLTPTEAGRRVQQEVDAARGADASELFARLPAADRSELARLLRTLTD, encoded by the coding sequence ATGACCGCCTCCCCACCGGACGACGGGACGGCGGTGCTCGGCGAGCTGGTGCTGGGCGTGGCCCGCACGTTGCGCCGCCGGTTCATGGCCGCGCTGGCCCCCTGGGACCTGTCCCCGCACCAGGCCCGGGCGCTGCGCGTCGTCTGCGGGCGGGACGGCGTGCGGTTGTCGGAGCTGGCCGAGGCGCTGCGGATCGCCCCGCGCTCGGCCACCGAGGTCGCCGACGGGCTGCAGGAGCGCGGGCTGGTCGAGCGCTCCCCCGACCCCGCCGACCGGCGGGCGGTGGTGCTCACGCCGACGGAGGCCGGGCGCCGGGTGCAGCAGGAGGTCGATGCCGCCCGGGGCGCCGACGCCTCGGAGCTGTTCGCCCGCCTGCCGGCCGCCGACCGCAGCGAGCTCGCCCGCCTCCTCCGCACCCTCACCGACTGA
- a CDS encoding lysylphosphatidylglycerol synthase domain-containing protein, whose protein sequence is MGTVWTRAAGAVAVVGVLAVVVWSGRAELGAVGPTLRGSDPRWLGVLGVLLAGWLVAWWAVHVTSLGAQRRVHAVDLPVLARASLAAVALNSAVKSGGAAGLVALQRAGRRRSIPDADVRTGYLLATTAVDVGFLLVLAAAMTGLVVDDGATRAELAATGAFLLVTVARAGLLVAAARSRVTVGRVLAGGERLRALVLRRPRRPVAESSVTDLVTAARALSARPLRALPAVLAATAVDLLAVGMLVAAVAAVGGGTHPALALVAYVLSAVAATLGPLPGGLGAAELGAVGALVAGGLPVATATAATLLFRVAEFWVPLLVGGVAWTTWRMPARRVQEVAA, encoded by the coding sequence ATGGGAACCGTGTGGACGCGGGCAGCGGGCGCTGTCGCGGTGGTCGGGGTGCTGGCCGTGGTGGTCTGGTCCGGGCGGGCCGAGCTCGGCGCGGTCGGACCGACCCTGCGCGGCTCGGACCCCCGGTGGCTGGGCGTGCTCGGCGTGCTGCTGGCCGGCTGGCTGGTCGCCTGGTGGGCCGTGCACGTCACGTCGCTGGGCGCCCAGCGCCGGGTGCACGCCGTCGACCTGCCGGTGCTGGCCCGCGCCTCGCTGGCCGCGGTCGCGCTCAACTCGGCGGTGAAGTCCGGCGGGGCGGCCGGGCTGGTGGCGCTGCAGCGGGCCGGACGGCGCCGGTCGATCCCGGACGCCGACGTGCGCACCGGCTACCTGCTGGCCACCACCGCGGTCGACGTCGGGTTCCTGCTCGTGCTCGCCGCCGCGATGACCGGGCTGGTGGTCGACGACGGCGCCACCCGGGCCGAGCTGGCCGCCACCGGCGCGTTCCTGCTGGTCACCGTGGCCCGCGCCGGGCTGCTGGTCGCCGCGGCCCGCAGCCGGGTCACCGTGGGCCGGGTCCTCGCCGGCGGTGAGCGGCTGCGGGCGCTGGTGCTCCGCCGCCCGCGCCGTCCGGTGGCCGAGTCCTCGGTGACCGACCTGGTGACCGCGGCGCGGGCACTGTCGGCCCGGCCGCTGCGCGCGCTGCCGGCGGTGCTGGCCGCCACCGCGGTCGACCTGCTGGCCGTCGGGATGCTGGTGGCCGCCGTGGCCGCGGTCGGCGGGGGCACCCACCCCGCGCTGGCGCTGGTCGCCTACGTGCTGTCCGCGGTGGCCGCCACGCTGGGCCCGCTGCCCGGTGGGCTGGGCGCCGCCGAACTGGGGGCCGTGGGCGCGCTCGTCGCCGGCGGGCTGCCGGTGGCGACGGCGACCGCGGCCACGCTGCTGTTCCGGGTCGCCGAGTTCTGGGTCCCGCTGCTGGTCGGCGGGGTGGCGTGGACGACCTGGCGGATGCCGGCCCGGCGGGTCCAGGAGGTGGCGGCATGA
- a CDS encoding DUF1992 domain-containing protein, with amino-acid sequence MTERKPEGMSFETWVDHQIVQARERGAFEGLAGAGKPLPRRDKEKSSYEWALEWARREEADPVSMLPSGLVLRKEREDLPALVTAQPTEDRARAVVEAHNARVDAYYRRPVEGVWIAVGMADVEQELARWRAEHPVVPEPPTPEPPPPAPSRRRGWWRRAG; translated from the coding sequence ATGACCGAGCGCAAGCCCGAGGGCATGTCGTTCGAGACCTGGGTCGATCACCAGATCGTCCAGGCCCGGGAACGAGGTGCCTTCGAGGGCCTGGCGGGGGCGGGCAAGCCGCTGCCCCGCCGGGACAAGGAGAAGAGCAGCTACGAGTGGGCCCTGGAGTGGGCCCGGCGCGAAGAGGCCGACCCCGTCTCGATGCTGCCGTCGGGGCTGGTGCTGCGCAAGGAGCGGGAGGACCTCCCCGCCCTGGTCACCGCCCAGCCCACCGAGGATCGGGCTCGCGCGGTCGTCGAGGCGCACAACGCCCGCGTCGACGCCTACTACCGGCGGCCGGTCGAGGGCGTCTGGATCGCGGTGGGGATGGCCGACGTGGAGCAGGAGCTCGCCCGGTGGCGCGCCGAGCACCCCGTCGTCCCGGAGCCGCCGACGCCGGAGCCCCCGCCTCCCGCGCCGTCCCGCCGTCGGGGCTGGTGGCGGCGCGCCGGCTGA
- the uraH gene encoding hydroxyisourate hydrolase, translating into MSVSTHVLDSVTGRPAAGMAVALHAGDALVAAGTTDADGRCRLVEGPTAAGPHRLVFGTGDWSAAQGRETFWPEVALTFAVREPAEHHHVPLLLSPFAYSTYRGS; encoded by the coding sequence GTGAGCGTCTCCACGCACGTCCTGGACTCCGTCACCGGCCGGCCCGCGGCCGGGATGGCGGTCGCCCTGCACGCCGGCGACGCCCTGGTGGCCGCGGGGACGACGGACGCCGACGGCCGCTGCCGGCTGGTCGAGGGGCCGACGGCGGCCGGCCCGCACCGGCTGGTGTTCGGCACCGGCGACTGGTCGGCCGCGCAGGGTCGGGAGACGTTCTGGCCGGAGGTGGCGCTGACCTTCGCCGTCCGCGAGCCCGCCGAGCACCACCACGTCCCGCTGCTGCTCTCCCCCTTCGCCTACTCCACGTACCGCGGCAGTTGA
- a CDS encoding dienelactone hydrolase family protein, whose protein sequence is MTTTSSPALTGWAAEPFTNAGLTHTVYSRGSGPGVVLLPEIPGMTPEVLGLADHLVDAGFTVDVISLFGEPGRPLSPAYAARTVASVCISREFRAFAKRADRPVAEYVRAAARRLHDRVGGPGVGVIGMCFSGGFALASAAEPSVLAPVGSQPGVPFPLSAGHRRDIGMSEREADVIGERVRSEGLCLMGLRFSEDAASPRDRFRALRATFGDGWLPVQLNSRPGNDAGIGANEHSVLTSKDVETPGHPTHEAREQVVAFLRERLAAVPAR, encoded by the coding sequence ATGACAACGACGTCATCACCTGCCCTGACCGGCTGGGCCGCCGAGCCCTTCACCAACGCCGGCCTCACCCACACCGTGTACTCCCGCGGCTCCGGCCCCGGGGTGGTGCTGCTGCCGGAGATCCCCGGCATGACGCCGGAGGTGCTGGGCCTGGCCGACCACCTGGTCGACGCGGGCTTCACCGTCGACGTGATCAGCCTCTTCGGCGAGCCCGGCCGTCCGCTCAGCCCCGCCTACGCCGCCCGCACCGTGGCGTCGGTGTGCATCAGCCGGGAGTTCCGGGCCTTCGCTAAGCGGGCGGACCGTCCGGTCGCCGAGTACGTGCGGGCCGCCGCGCGCCGGCTGCACGACCGGGTGGGCGGCCCGGGCGTCGGGGTGATCGGCATGTGCTTCAGCGGTGGGTTCGCGCTGGCGTCGGCGGCGGAGCCCTCGGTGCTCGCCCCGGTCGGCAGCCAGCCCGGCGTCCCCTTCCCGCTCTCCGCCGGCCACCGCCGCGACATCGGGATGAGCGAGCGGGAGGCCGACGTGATCGGCGAGCGGGTGCGCAGCGAGGGGCTGTGCCTGATGGGCCTGCGCTTCAGCGAGGACGCCGCCTCCCCGCGCGACCGGTTCCGCGCCCTGCGGGCCACGTTCGGCGACGGCTGGCTGCCGGTGCAGCTCAACTCCCGCCCCGGCAACGACGCCGGCATCGGGGCCAACGAGCACAGCGTCCTCACCAGCAAGGACGTCGAGACGCCCGGGCACCCCACGCACGAGGCCCGCGAGCAGGTCGTCGCCTTCCTGCGGGAACGACTGGCTGCCGTCCCCGCCCGCTGA